The window ACACCTAGGTCCAAACATGTGTTTCTTTTTTCAAATTTACTTCGATCAAACAGTGCGCTTCTCAAATCACAAGTACTAACGCAACGCCGTCGAGCGCCGGTGCGGCCGTGCCGGACGGTTGTCGGTTGTAAATCACGGTAATTAAGCTCATTCGGCATTGCGTATGACCGTTCGCCGGCGCGCTGGTTTTCTACGGCTGGCGGAAGAGGCGGAAGTGGCCGTGGTGGTCGCCGTCGACGACGTGGTGACCGTCGTGGTGGTGGTCGTCGTCCAGGTGGCCACGGCGGTCGGGCTGGATCCAGCGGCCGTCGGGGGCGCGGACCATGCCCTTGTTCTCGTCCTGGCGCCAGAAGGGGGGCACGCAGTGGTGGTCCTTGAGGAAGTCGGACGCCTTGTTCACCAGCGCCGGGTCGCGCCCGCTCGCCAGCACGAACCGCTCCCCGCTGCCATGGTACCTGCAGCAAAAGCATGCATCGGTCGAATCATACAGACAGGAGTACAAAATTTACGTAGCAGTTGGTGATCTTAGTATTTTTCGTTAACAACGAAGCAACGGGCACGAAGGCCCATGCAGTACACGAGCGAATCGATCTTATATAGTGTCATGTTGTATTGTACTGGCGAGTAGTTACACCAACTGCGTCTGACAGTAGTATGATGCTTACTCCGACTGTCACCTCTGGCTTGGTTGTCTTGTCCATGACAGCATGTGGCCCATGAGTATTTCAATGGACCTGATGCATAGTTAAGTCTCGGCATTACGCACGGGTCCTATTGACAAACTCTTAAGCATCTATCACTCGACCTGCCATCCCTTTAGAAAATGCACATAGAACTTGTCGTATCGTGCTAGCATGACAAGTTGGTCGTAGACTCGCAGTACGCCAGACGTGATCAGTTTGGACGTACCGCCAGCTTACTCATAAAACTATACGTACTAGTCCTGCAATCACCAGTACGGCACGACGGGCAAACACCGTGACGTCTGTAAACACCTCACGTCAGCCAGGGCATCACGGTGACCGGGAGGGGCCGGTGGAGCGCACATCTGCTGCAGCCTGCATGCGTGACGTGATCAGACGGTGCGGGCTGTCAAAATACGACGTACGCGCCAACGTTCCAGCCACATATTTTCCCACCAGGAAATGTTGGTGTTCTTCGAATTATTGGTGCAAGTCAAGTAGTGTACGTCCTTGGCGTCTCCGTGGAGATCAATCAGCCAACTAATCAAGATCGTATGATTGTGATCGCCCATGTACCGCACTACCGCACCGCGCGTAGATGATCTATTCTGATCTGCTTCTGTCCCACACAGGTGGCTGGAATAATATCGTCTGTCCCGATCCTAACAAGGACCTTAACAAAAAAGAAATGTGCACATGTGTAATTTTATTTTGATGGGAAATGGCCCCTTGGGATTTGTTCAACTGTGACGGTCTACTAGTAGGCCTGGATTTCTGATGCATGAGGCTCATTTCCCTGCAATATTTTCTATTTTGCCTTTGGGGTGGCTATGCCTGATATGAACTTTGAAATGATAAATAAAAGATTGCGTGCATGGCTTAATGCAGAGGAAATGCACTACTACTCCTAGTACTTACTAGCTTGACCGAAAGATTACTTTCCTTAAAGCACTTTCCTTTCTATCACTGATCAAACCGGGCTTTACCCCCTTTTCTACAACGTTGGACAACAAGAGATTTTTTAGGAACACGACAACAAGAGATAGTGCCATGCATCACCATGCATGATGCATGAGGCCCATGGGTGCCAACAACAGATCAACAAGAGTATTTCAATGGACCTGACCCATTATTTAATCTCGGCATTACGCACCGGTCCTCTTGATAAACTCGACGCATCTATCACACGACCCAACACCCCTTTAGAAAATGCAGATAGATCTTGTCATATTGTGTTTAGATTAGTTGAGTACATATCAcatgtttttttcttctttttgccCGTTATCACATGGGTTGTACGTAGAAAGGCGCGATGGGTTTGGACGTACCGCCGGCGTACTCACAACGACAAGTACTGTAGTGGAGTATACAATACGTATTGGTGTTAGGAAATGTCAGTATTCGTGTGAACATGCTAACCAAATTATTGGTGCAAGTCAAGTAGCATATGGCCTTGGCGTCTCGCTAGAGATCAGTCAGCCAACTAATAAAGATCTCCTCAAGATCACTCGTAGATTGCTGCTCCTCCATGTACGGCTCGGCTCGGCATGGATGACCTCTGCATCTGTCCCACACAGTGACACGGATGGCAGGAATTATATCGTGGCACACGTCTGTCCCGATCCAAAAATAATGACCTTAACCAGAAAAAACGTGCACATGTGTCTAATGCAAGTTTGTACACTTCTTAGTTTGACCCATCAAACTGGGCCAAGTGATCTGTGCTTATGTTTCATGAAGCCCCCTCATATTCAACACCAAGTAATGATATATACGTACGGCCCACTGCCTCAGTACCGGTGCATTAGTCATCTTAGAACAAGTACAATAGTTTATAGTTCTACTAAGCAGACTATAAGCGATTTCACCTCAGCAAAGTTTTGAGCAGGAGAGTTAAGGCAGAAGAGAGAAGGTAGCGAGCACTTCATCAATCGCCCCGCTACAACACAAGACGCGAGAAAGTTTTGCCTGCTTGCAGCCACCGGAGTAAGCGCTAGCACTGCCGTTCTCTGGCCCAAGCGTCTTACCGTCCAATCAACAATGTTTTCCATGCACGCAAACATTGATTACTTTAACCATCCAGCAGCTCTTTATTACATGGGTTTTCTTTTATGAAGGCTACTGCTGACATGAAGCTGGTATACAACCAGTAGCCGGCGCTTCTATTAGCCGTGCTCTTAGATGTGCACCGCGACTAAGAAGGAAAAAAACGAGAGAATTtgatgtttatttgctaattaatgcCATTACATGCAGAGAATTGATCACTGCATGTTGTGCTAGTAACTTatggtttttttttgcaaaaaacagGAAACAAGATGAGTAGTTAATGCATGATGCCTAagagttttgggattatttggtacAGAGGGAGTATTCATCAGGTACTTGAAAATCAAATATCAACGCTAATCTTTTGGACAGTTAAGATCACCATCAACAGCCATGATCCCAGTATGTACAATCTTTTCTTCCCGGCGCTGCCAACCGACGCCCGTAGGACTGCATGCTCCCGCTACTGCGGCCGGCGGTGACGCCCGTAGTACATATGATATGACATGCAATAAGTTCCAGGGTACAGCTACAACCACCCGAGTTAAAACttaaaagcgggtcatcagagacGTCTTCACACCGGCATATTGGACTCGGGGACAGCGAGAGTGCGAGGCAAGAAACTGACACTGGCTGTGCGTTCGCACCTTGTAATAACCATTTTAAATACACTTACTCAGTGGCCACGTACGTGATTCCTAGACCACATCGTTCCACACAAGTCGCCATGGGTAGGTGCGGAGGGCCAGAGGTGACGGCGACCGAGAGGTGATTACTTTCGGCAAATGAGACAGCGGGAAAGGTATACGGTACGGAGGTGATGGATGCGGACGTGCAATAACTTACCCGTCGAGGAGGTGCAGGTGCGCCTCCAGGTTGTGGGAGCAGCCGGGGTCGAGCGTGTCCTTGAGGAACGGCGACCGCTTGTGGTCGAGCGCGAGCTCCACGCCAACGTGGCTGTAGCACCACGGCATCCGCAGCCCCTCCGCCACCCGCCGCACCATCTCCGGCACCCCCTCGTTCAGGAAGATCCCCGGCATCCGCGGCACGTTGTCGTGCACGTTCGTCACCCGCAGCGCCTTCACCCCGAGCTCCCCCTCGAACCGCTCCCTGAACCGCCCGTTCCCCACCCGCGGCCCCGAGAAGGAGTACACGCACACCGCCGCCCTCTGCACACCCATCGTAATCATTCGTACGTGCGCATGCATGGAGATGGACGCTGAACTGAATCATCGGGAGAACTTATCCGTTCGTACCTTGCCGTTGGAGAGGTTGGCGGCGGACTCGGCGATGTCGTAGGCGCTGAGGATGGCGAGGGAGCTGCCGAGGCTGTGGCCGGTGACGGAGATGCTCACGTCCTCGCCGAGGGCGGTGTAGTGGGCGACGAGCTTGCGGACCTCCACCAGGACCTGCTCGCGGGCGGAGTACTTGCAGAAGCGGCAGGAGGGGTCCTTGTCGGTGTAGAGGTCCACGAAGCCGGACTCCACCTTCACCTCGGGGTCCGGGCACGGGATGCCCTCGTCGGCCACGGGCCGGAGGTAGTCCATGAGGTCCGACACCCACTCGAGCCGCGTGATGGTGCCGCGCCACGCGATGGCGATGTCGCGCCGGCCCAGCCGCGCGGACTCCTCGTCCGTGGACACGGCCACGTAGCCGATCCAGTTCGCGCGCTGGCTCCAGAGCTTGGCGTCGGCGCGGGACCTCCCGGAGAAGAAGTTGGGGAACCGGAAGTTGGACGTGGCGTACAGGTAGCGGGTGACGGCGTAGCCCCGCGCCGCGTCGGGCATGCCCAGCCGCTCGAAGAAGGCGCGCCGCGGGTACTTGCAGCTGCCGCAGTAGCGGGAGGCCAGGTCGTAGTCGAAGGCGTCGTAGCAGGCCTGCGCGAGCTCGCCGTAGCGGATGAGCTCGGAGCGGAGCAGCGGGTCCATCGGGTCAAGAAGCCCCGCCCAGTCGTCGCTGCCGTGGATCTCGCGCCACCGCGCGGGCAGCTCGTCCTGGTGCTTCTGTGCTGCGCGGCGCCGGGCGGACGAGGCATCGTCGGGAAGGTACAGGTCGTCCTCTTCCTCGTCTTGGGTGAGGTTCTGCTCTAGCTGGCCGACGAGGGAGGCGAGCGCGTCGTCCCTGGTGGCCGCGGAGGGGAGCTGCAATCTTTTGGCGGTGGTGAGTGGTGCGCGCGGGGCTGGAGCTCGTCGGAGGGAGATTTGTGTgtgggtggtggtggcggcggtggcgcggtgCGGGAGGGAGGAGAGCTGCGCGGAGAGGTCACGGCAGGAAAGTGGCGCCATTGGGGAGGACGGCGATGGCATGGTCGTGTGGAATGGAGACACGCGGGCAGAACACCTTTATGCCCCCTCGGGAGAGGTATAGTCTACGTACCACTGATACGGCAGAAATTGATGTATCGGCGTACCGAACGTCGCCAATACGGCGATACGCACGATACGGGTATCGAGGAAGTATCCTGTTTTCtcgaaatcactaattgaggagtGCTTCCCGCAACGATTAGTCGGAGAGCGCTCCCCGCACGCCAAGTGTCACGTGCGGAGCGTTCGTGAGACTTTTCCGAGACGCTCCGCGCGCGACACTTAGCGCGCGCACGCTTCTCCCGTGATTTCTGTTTTCCGGTTTCCCTTTGTggttttttcttttttcactttAATCCTTATACTTTTAATGTTTTGTAATACATTTTGATCTGTTTTGAGATCTGTTTCTCTCTGGTGTGGGCGAACCGTCGTCGCGCATTGTTCTTTCTTTGC is drawn from Aegilops tauschii subsp. strangulata cultivar AL8/78 chromosome 1, Aet v6.0, whole genome shotgun sequence and contains these coding sequences:
- the LOC109780109 gene encoding phospholipase A1-Igamma1, chloroplastic, producing MPSPSSPMAPLSCRDLSAQLSSLPHRATAATTTHTQISLRRAPAPRAPLTTAKRLQLPSAATRDDALASLVGQLEQNLTQDEEEDDLYLPDDASSARRRAAQKHQDELPARWREIHGSDDWAGLLDPMDPLLRSELIRYGELAQACYDAFDYDLASRYCGSCKYPRRAFFERLGMPDAARGYAVTRYLYATSNFRFPNFFSGRSRADAKLWSQRANWIGYVAVSTDEESARLGRRDIAIAWRGTITRLEWVSDLMDYLRPVADEGIPCPDPEVKVESGFVDLYTDKDPSCRFCKYSAREQVLVEVRKLVAHYTALGEDVSISVTGHSLGSSLAILSAYDIAESAANLSNGKRAAVCVYSFSGPRVGNGRFRERFEGELGVKALRVTNVHDNVPRMPGIFLNEGVPEMVRRVAEGLRMPWCYSHVGVELALDHKRSPFLKDTLDPGCSHNLEAHLHLLDGYHGSGERFVLASGRDPALVNKASDFLKDHHCVPPFWRQDENKGMVRAPDGRWIQPDRRGHLDDDHHHDGHHVVDGDHHGHFRLFRQP